The genomic window TGTGTAGGTATCTACGCCAATGCTTGCTGTAATGGGGATGGTGCTGCCGCCGTGGTTTACTGTGCAATTTTCAATCGCTTGTCTTAGCCTCTCCGCGACTTGCGAGGCAACTAATTGATAGGTGCTAGGGAAGATGACGGCAATTTCTTCACCGCCATAGCGGCAGGCGATATCCAGTTTGCGAATAGTGTTGCCAATTGCTTTGGCGACAGCCTTAAGCACTTCATCACCCGCTATATGGCCGTGGGTGTCGTTAACTACTTTAAAGTGGTCTAGGTCTATAAGCGCTAATGATGTTGGCTGGCGGCTGCGCTGGGTGCGCTCTAACTCTTGCGCTATGCTTTCGTTGAAATGCTTGCGGTTGTAGAGGCCGGTTAAGGAATCGGTGTTTACCTGCTCGGTAAGCTCAGCAATGCGCGATTCAAGTTGTTGTATATGGTTGTATATAGGGCAGTCATGCTCGCCGAGAGGGCAACTCTCTGGCGAGGCGGAGGTATCTGTGGGTGAAAGATTGTTGGCTTGTGAGGAGTCGCCCATGACGAGTATTGTGTTTCCAAATTGCCCTAAGTGTTTATTAGTTTAGGACAAACGTTGTTTAAAATCCTCATAGCCGAAGTTTTTAATCACTTCCAGCTCGTCGGTGGTCGAATCCCACACACAAATAGATGGCAGGTTGATGCCGTTGAAGGTGGTGTTTTTTACCATGGTGTATATAGCCATGTCTTCAAAGGTCATTCGGTCGCCAATTTGCAGCGGGTTACTAAAGCTGTAGTCGCCAATTACATCGCCTGCTAAGCAGCTAGGGCCACCCAACCGGTAGGTGTGATTGCGCTCGCCGGGTTCACCTGCACCGGTAATGCGTGGGCGGTAGGGCATTTCAATCACATCGGGCATATGGCAAGTGGCAGAGGCATCCAAAATGGCTATGTCCATACCGTTATTAAGCGTGTCTAGTACTTCGCTTACAAATACACCCGCGTTAAGCGCAATAGCTTCGCCGGGCTCTAGGTACACTTGCACGTCGTATTTGGTTTGGAATGCATTTAGGCGCTCAATTAGAGCATCTACTTGGTAGTCTGCACGGGTAATATGATGGCCACCACCAAAATTCACCCATTTTAGTGAGGGTAATATATCGCCAAACTTTTCTTCCACGGCGTCGAGTGTGCGTGCCAAAGGCGCGAAATCTTGCTCGCACAAGGTGTGGAAGTGCAAGCCACTTATGCCGTGAAGATCTTTGTTGGCGAATTGTTTGATAGGTATACCCATACGTGAACAAGGCGCGCACGGGTCATACATGGGGGTTTCACCTTCGGAATGTTCTGGGTTTATGCGCAGGCCAAACTCTAGGTGAGGGCGATCTTGCTGTGCGGCTAGGCAGCGCGCTTTGTATGTTTCCCATTGGTTAAATGAGTTAAATACAAGGTGGTCGCTTACCGCCAAAATTTCTTCAAATTCCTGCGGGCGAAATGCTGCGGAGTATGTATGCACTTCTTTGCCAAATTCTTCGCGGCCGAGTTTTGCTTCGTTTAAGCCGCTGGCGCACACACCATTTAAATATTTCATTACTAACGGGGCGAGCGAAAACATAGAAAATGCTTTTAAAGCGAGCAGCACTTTGGCGCCGCTTTGCTGCTGCACGTAATCGAGAATGCGCAGGTTTTGCTCTAACTTGGCTTTATCAACAACGTAGCACGGGCTGGGTACCCGTGTTACGTCTAAAGTGAATTTTGCTTGTGTCATTAAGAGATAAGACCTGTGCTGTCTAGCTCAACAACTTGCCAAGGCAAGCCATATTGGTTCAAATCATCCATAAATGGGTCTGGGTCGAACTGCTCCATATTCCAAACGCCTGGGCGCTTCCATTTGTTTTCAAGAATCATTTTGGCCCCAATCATTGCTGGTACACCAGTGGTGTAAGAGATGGCTTGTGATTGAACCTCTGCGTAGCATTCTTCGTGATCGCAAATGTTGTATATGTAGTAAATTTTTTCTTGGCCGTCTTTTATGCCTTTGGCTACACAACCAATGCAGGTTTTGCCTTTAGTTAATGGGCCCAAGCTGCCTGGGTCGGGCAGTACGGATTTTAAAAACTGCAATGGAATAACTTCTGTGCCGTTGTAGTCCACAGGGTCGATGCGGGTCATGCCCACGTTTTGCAGTACTTCTAAGTGCTTCAGGTAGTTATCGGAGAAGGTCATCCAAAAACGAGCACGTTTAATTTCTGGGAAGTGTTTGGTGATTGATTCCAACTCTTCGTGGTACATCAAATAAATATTTTTGGGGCCAATACCAGCAGGGAAGTCGTAGCTTTGATTTACCGTTAGCGGGGGCGTTTCACACCACTCGCCGTTTTTCCAGTAGCGACCTTTCGCAGTAACTTCACGAATATTGATTTCTGGGTTGAAGTTAGTGGCAAACGGTTGACCGTGATCACCTGCGTTGCAGTCGATAATATCCAGCTCGTGAATTTCGTCGAGGTAGTGCTTGCGTAAATAGGCGGTGTATACGTTAGTTACACCAGGGTCAAAGCCGCTGCCTAATAACGCTGTTAAGCCTGCCTTTTCAAATTTCTCTTGGTATGCCCACTGCCAGCTGTATTCAAATTTGGCTTCTTCTGGCGGCTCGTAGTTAGCTGTATCCAAGTAATCTATGCCAGCGTTTAAGCATGCATCCATAATGTGTAGGTCTTGGTAGGGCAGGGCTACGTTAACTACTAGGTCTGGCTTTTCTGCTTTTAAAAGTGCAGTTAATTCTTCTACGTTATCGGCATCAACTTGGGCTGTTTTAATCGGGCGCGAAAGTTGCGCGGCAATAGCCTTACATTTTGATTCGGTACGGCTAGCTAAAACAATTTCGTCAAATACTTCTGCTAGCTGGGCACATTTGTGCACAACCACACCACCTACGCCACCGGCGCCAATAATTAATACTTTACTCATAATTGGACTCCAAAAAATAATTTCCCTAACGGGGATGCATTCGTTTAAGAGAAAGACTTAGTCTTTTTCGTAGTAGGTGTAACCCATCATGCTATCTGAAAAAGTTTTCATTATGGATTGGCGTTCGGCGCCTGTAATGAAGCCTTGGCGAACAGAGCGCTCTGCAATTTTGCGGAACCGCTCGCGTAAGTTTTGCGGTTGGTACTCAACGTAGGTGAGTACGTCGGCAATGCTATCGCCTTCAATTTCGTCGGAAAAATCGTAGCTGCCATCTTTTTGAACGCGCACGCTAACCACGTTGGTATCGCCAAACAAATTGTGTAAGTCGCCCAGCGTTTCTTGATAGGCGCCTACTAAAAACACGCCTATATAATATTCTTCGTTTGCTTTTAAATCGTGCAGCGGCAAAGTTTTGCGGGTTTCGTGCATATTGCTAAAGCGGTCTATCTTGCCGTCGCAGTCGCAGGTTATATCGGCAATCATCGCGTTGCGATCGGGGAACTCGTTTAAGCGATGAATAGGGCTGATTGGGAAAATTTGATCAATAGCCCAAATATCTGGCAGCGACTGGAACAAACTGAAGTTGCAGTAGTAAATATCAGATAGCTGCTCTTTTAACTTTTCTATTTCATGCATGGTGCGCGGGGCATCATCGGCAAGTGCCACCAAGCGGTGCATGGTTTGTAGAAATAGGTTTTCTGCAAGTGAGCGAGAGCGCAAAGATATTTGACCGCGTTTAAATAGCTCTCTTATCTCGTCGCGATAGTAAACGGTATCGTTATAGCACTCTTGAATATTACGCAGCGATACAGAATCTAGCGACTCTTTTAAGTTGTGTATAAGCTCGTGCTCGTCTTCTTGTACTTCATCTACAGGTGAGGCCGGCTCAAACTTAGCGACATCCAATACGTTGAATACAAGTACAGATGAATAGGCGATAGTTGCCCGGCCAGATTCGGTAATAATTGTAGGGTGCTCTACACCTTGCGGGTCTAGGGTAGAAATAATGACATCCACTATATCTGTGCAGTATTCATCTAGGGTGTAGTTTTTAGAGTGAATATAGTTAGATTTGGAGCCGTCGTAATCCACCGCTAAGCCACCACCTAAATCTAGGTAGCCCATAGCCGCGCCTTCTTTAACTAGCTCGTTGTAAACGTGACAGGCTTCAAGCACGCCAGAGCGAATGTCGCGAATATTTGGAATTTGCGAGCCCAGGTGGTAGTGCAGCAGCTTAAGGCAGTCGAGCATGCCTTCGGCTTTGAGGGTATCTACCATTTCAATAAGTTGGGCAATAGATAGGCCAAAAATAGACCGATCACCACTGGTGGCGTTCCAGTGTCCACCAACCATAGAGGCTAATTTAACGCGCACGCCAATCATAGGCTTAATGCCCAGCTTGCGGCTGCGTTCAATAATAATAGGTAGCTCAGACGGCGTTTCGATTACAAAGAAGCACTTATAGCCCATTTTGCAGGCCTGTAGGCCTAAATCGATGAACTCGGCATCTTTATAGCCATTGCACACAATACAAGCGTCTTGGCTTTCTAGGTGGGCTAGCGCAATGATGAGCTCGGGTTTAGAGCCCGCCTCAAGGCCGTGACCATATTTAGCGCCCACTTCGGCGATTTCTTCAATAACGTGGCACTGCTGATTCACCTTAATAGGGAACACGCCACGGTATTGGCCTTGGTAGTTGCTGGCTTTGATTGCGGTAGTAAAAGCGTTGTTTAAGCGGCCTATTTGTTCTTCTAGTAAATCTTCAAAGCGTATTAAAACGGGCACATCCATGCCCCGATCCTTAATGTCGGAAACCACGTTTAACAATGGAAGTTCGATGGTTTTGCCGTCAATATTGGGGGTTACAATCACTTTGCCGTCTTCAGACACAGAAAAGTAGCCTACACCCCAGTCATTCACGCCATACAACTCAGTTGAATCGGCGATAGACCAACCTTTTTTAAACGGTATTTTCAATGCTTTGAATCTCACAAATAGGCGGCAGCGCTAGGCTAGCCTTAGGTTTACGAAAAGGCGGCACTATCGCAGATTTAAGGGGGTATTTCTATCCCTTTAGGGGGAATAAGGGTAAGAAAATCGAGCGGATTGGTAATGTAAAGCAGGGGGAGAGCGAAGCTGGGAGAAACCCAGCCTCGCTTAAACTTAATGTCTTGTTGGGCGGCGTTTGCTGTTGTCTTCTTTGATTTTTCGTTCAGCAGCGGCAAAAGCGTCTCTTACGGCAATATGCACGTTAGGGGCATCTTGGCTCACAGTGAGCGGATGGCCTTTCAAGCCAATTTCAATAGAGGCTCGGTAGAGTTTGCCTTTGTGCTTCTGGTTGTGGGGGCTGTCTAACACAACCTTGCTGTGAATTATGGAGTCTGAATAGCGGTGCAGCTTCTCCATTTTCTTATAGATAACATCATTCAGTGCAGGTGAGGTGTCTAAATCGCGGTAAACCACGTCTGCATTTGGCTTCATAAGTGAACCTCCGTTCAAATGATATTCAATACAAGCTTTGTCCGTGGGCTAGCTGTGAAGGGGAGCGGAGAGGCTGTAATGCGGTAGACGCTGCTAAAACGAGGCGAGCGTGTAGCCAAACCTTAATTGCTTTGCAGTACAGGCAATAAATGCCGGATCAAAGCAACTCCTCCTACAATGCGCATAGCGTTGTAGAGCAAAGATAAAGGTGGGCCCACCACTACATATTGAACGTTACAGCAGATAATTCAAGAACTTTTTAAGTATAAAAGCAGCTTTCTATATGCTTCAAAATGCTAACGGTTCTAGTGGATTATTTAGTGGGGGCGTTTATGAGTGTGCATTCTTAACGGATAGCTAGCGGTTAGTTAATGTGTTTATTAAAAATAAAAAATATTTAATTAAAGGCTTGAAAATAAAAATTGCATCCCGACATTAAGTTGTAAGCCAGCTCGATAATGAGTGGCTTAATTTAACCCCGGCTTGATCGTACAGATAAGCCAAAACAAACATATTGCTCGGTTGAGAATATAGAGGATTTAATTATGAGAGATTTCGATTTAACCCCATTGTACCGTTCTGCTATTGGCTTTGATCGCATGGCCGGCCTGCTAGATAATTTAACGCGCGCCGATCAAGCTCAGCCATCTTATCCGCCTTATAACATAGAGTTAACTGGCGAAGATCAATATCGAATTTCTATGGCTGTTGCTGGCTTTGAAGATACAGAACTTTCTATTGAAGTTAAGCAAGGCTATTTAACGGTAATGGGTAAAAAAGCTGAAGAGAAAGCAAGCCGAACCTTCTTACATCAAGGAATTGCTGCGAGAAATTTCGAGCGCCGCTTCCAATTAGCTGACTATGTGCGAGTAGTAGGTGCCAATATGGATAACGGGTTGCTACATGTAGAGCTTGTGCGAGAAATACCAGAGGCAATGAAGCCGCGCACAATTCAAATTACTTCTACAAAACGTAATAATGTTAGATCTGTCGATGGTTCACTAGGTGATAGCGTGCGCGAAGCGCGGCCACTTGATGCTACTGGCACCAACTAATCCTTTAATCTACTTTTTCTAAGGGCCGTTTTAACGGCCCTTTTTCATTTCTAAAAGAATCTACTGTTGAATAACTTTACTTGCCCTTTGTGCCAAACCACTCAAGCTACTCTGTTTTACACGGATAAACGCAGGTCGTATTACCAGTGCGGGTGCTGCCAATTAGTGTTTGTTCCCAGCCAGTATTGGTTGAGCGCTAAAAGTGAAAAACAAGAATACGATAAACATATAAATACCCCAGAAGATACTGGTTATAGAACGTTTTTAAACCGTATTTTTACGCCTGTTTTAGCTCGTTTACCAGCTAAAGCCAAGGGGTTAGATTTCGGCTGCGGCCCAGGGCCAACCCTATCGGTTATGTTTGAAGAGCAGGGCGCGCAGGTAAGCTTGTTTGATAAATTTTATTACCCAGATGATGCCGTGCTAGCAAAGCAGTATGACTTTGTAACTGCAACCGAGGTGTGGGAGCATCTGTCTGATCCGCGCTTAGATTTGGAATTGCTATGGCAATGCGTAAAGCCGGGTGGCGTGCTGGGCGTAATGACTAAACTTGTGCGCGATGCCGAAGCTTTTAAAGGTTGGCATTATAAAAATGATCCAACCCACATAATCTTTTTTTCTCTCGCTACTTTGCGCTATTTGGAGAAAAAGTGGGGGGCGATATTAGAAGTAGTAGCTGCAGATTCCTTTATATTTACTAAGCCTAGTAATTAGCTTGTTAAACGCTAAATAATTTTGCTCTTACGGTTGTTCTGTATTGGCTGGGTGTAACACCTAACGATTTTTTAAATAAATTGGTGAAGTGTGTAGGGTCGTGATAACCCACGCGAAACATTATTTCGGATACGCTTAAATTACTGGTTTGCAATAAGTCTTTGGCTACGTCTATGCGAATATTTTGCAGGTAATGTAGTGGCGTGCGACCGGTTGCGCTTTTAAAGCGACGGGTAAACGTTCTTGGGCTCATGCTAAATAGCTGGGCAACATCATTCAATTTAATCTCTTTTGCGAAATTATCGCGCAGCCAAATTTGTGTTTGAATAATCTCCTCATCTGGGTGAGAGTTTTCTTGCTCTAGTAAGCTTGTGCCGCTTTGGTAGGCTTGCCTAATTTCGTGAAAAAAATGTCTTTCTACATGGCTGGCTACGTGCTTTGAATAATAGCGCTGTATAAACAGTACGGTTAAATCCGCAAGGGCGTTCACACTGCCTGTGCAATAAAGGTTGCCCGCTTGGGTAATAAAATATTGTCGTTTTAGTTGCACGAGCGGGTAGCGGTGCTGAAAGGCATCGAAAAAATGCCAATGAGTGGTAGCGGGTTTGTTGTCGAGCAGGCCTGCTTCTGCCATAAAGCAGCAGCCCGTGCCTACACCTGCAATTGTGCATCCATTTTCATATAAGTTGTTTAGCCATGCGGTAGTGGTTGGCGAGCCAGATACTGTGGGAAACGGGTTGCGCCACAACGCCGGCAAATAAACAATATCGGCATCATCACAGCCCTGCACCGCGCAATCGGCATTTAAGGTTAACCCTGTATGGGTTTTCACTGGTTGGCCGTTCACAGAAGCAAGTTGTATATCCAGCGCTTTTACATTTTTATTTTTAAGGTCGCGCGCGGAATTGTTTAGTGCCTCGGCTGCGCGTAGTAGTTCCAGCGGTAAGGTTACGCTGGTGGCAAGCATATTGGGGCAGAGTAAGAAGACTACTTTCATTCAACGTTAGCCGCAGTGTGTTTACGAAGCGTTAGTTTAACGTTGGGTGGCGCATATGGCTATTACAATTGGCTAAAATGCCCTAATTATGTGGTTGGCTTTGTCTTACACTAGCGCCTTTCTCGCTACCCCACTTGCGGGAGCATAATGATTGATTGCTGCGCAAAGCTTGCCCTTTGCAGTGCATAAGCGCAGCGAATTTAGATACACAAAGGCATCTTCATGACGAATCATTCTAGTGTGTTACCTCTTATTGTTGGTTTCGGTGGCTTTAATGCTGCCGGTCGCAGTTCTGGTCATCAGGCATACTCGCGCATGGTGCTGGAGTCACTCGGCGTAAATGAGCGAAATCAAACTATTGCTGGGTTATCTGCATTAATGGGTTTGAAGGGGGCTGATGAAGAGGCTGTGTTAAGCGGCACATTAGTAAGACGCCTAGAAACTAGGTTTTTTGACCCGGAAGCGGCCCCGGGCGTTAAAAAATTGGCACCAATGGATGCAGTGAAAGGCGTAAATCAATATTTGGTGTCTGGTAAAGAATTACCTAAGCCTTTACCCGCTGGTTGGACTGCAGAGCCATTGGACGAAGGCGGCAAACAGTTTCGCGTAACATTGCCTCAAGAGCAGGCAGTGTTTGTTGAGCATAATACGCCAATGGCAGTGCAGGCAGCGGGCCAATTGCCAACAGGTTTTGAGCCTGGCGATCACTACCGTTCACAGCACCACCCTCGCGGTTTGCAAATGTCTATTTTGGGCGCGTCAGATGCCGTTAAATCCATGGGTTTGGCGTGGTCTGAAATCGTTCAGCTCGTTACACCAGATCAAATTGCTGTATACAGCAGCAGTGTGATGAGCCAGCTAGATGCCACCGGTTTTGGCGGAATGATGCAAGCGCGTCAGCGCGGTGTGCGACCCACATCCAAGCAGTTGGCCATGGGTTTGAACACCATGCCAGCAGATTTTATTAATGCCTATGTGTTAGGTAGCTTGGGGGCAACGGCGGGGATTGCTGGAGCTTGTGCAACATTCTTATACAACTTGCGACAGGGAGTAGAAGATATTCGCTCGGGGCGTCGCAAAGTTGTTATTGTGGGTAGTGCCGAAGCGCCGATTGTGCCTGAAGTAATGGATGGCTATGCCGCTATGAGTGCATTGGCCACCGATACCAACCTTATGAAATTAGATGGCGTAGCAACGCCGGATTACCGCAGAGCCAGTCGTCCATTTGGTGATAACTGCGGTTTCACTTTGGCTGAGTCCTCTCAGTATGTTGTGTTAATGGCAGACGATTTGGCACTCGAACTTGGTGCCCAAGTGTTTGGTGCTGTGCCTGGTGTATATGTAAATGCCGATGGCTATAAAAAATCTATTTCTGCACCTGGGGCGGGTAACTATATAACCATGGCTAAAGCTGTTGGTTTGGCGCAAACCCTTGTGGGGGAGCAGGTAGTCAAGCATCAGTCGTTCGTGCAGGCACACGGCTCTAGTACGCCGCAAAACCGAGTAACCGAGTCGCGAATATTTGACCGCGTAGCGGAAGCTTTTGGTATAGAGAGCTGGCCGGTTGCTGCGGTTAAATCCTATGTTGGTCACTCATTGGGGCCGGCGAGTGGTGACCAGTTAGCTACAAGCTTAGGTATTTTCGCTAAAGGTATAGTGCCTGGTGTAAAAACTATAGCGAAAGTGGCTGACGATGTATTCGCGCAGCGCTTGTCTATTGGTTTAAACGACCAAAATGTGGGTGTAGAGAATTGCAGCGTGGCTTTCTTAAACTCTAAAGGTTTTGGTGGTAACAACGCCACGGCAACGGTATTTTCGCCAAGTATCGCGAATGGTTATTTGCTTAAAAAGTACGGCACAGAGCGCTTTGCTACATACTCATCTGCGCAAGAGAAAACAACCGCTGCGGCCCAATCTTATCTTGACGAAGCAGACAAAGGCGCGCTTAATCCTATCTATGAATTTGGCAACAATATTGTAGATGAGGAGAAAATTCAGATTCAGCGCGATTCAATTCGCATTCCTGGGTTTGAGTTTGAAATTCCTCTGCTAAACGATGAGGGATACGGCGAGTTTTAGCCGATTGCTTGTCCAATAAGGAGTGCGGGGCTTGGCAGATATCAATAGCGAAAATACAGGTGAGGCAAAAGATACTGGGGCGCAATTGTCTGAGCGCCAGCAGTTACTCACCAGTGGCGCTGTTGCCGAGTCCTTGGGGCGCAAGCTTATGCGCTTGCGTCAAGATAGAGGGCTCTCGCAGCGCGAGCTTGCCCGCCGCGCAGAAATGACCAACAGTACCTTATCTATGATAGAGCAGGGTAAGGTGAGCCCTTCGGTAGCATCGCTAGAGCGTATACTCAGTGCAATTCCTATATCACTAGAAGCATTCTTTTCGAATAGCACTGCGCAGGTAGGGGTCTACAAAGAGCAAGAGCTTGCTCGGGTAGATTTACCCGGCTCCACCATTCTTATGCTTGGGCTTTCCGAAACCACCTTGGCGGGGTGCTACTTGGCTAAACAAGTCATACAGCCAGGTGCTTCGGTCACCATTAATTGGCTGCGCCGCTCTGGCGTGATAGCCGCTATGGTGGCTAAGGGTGAGGTTAAAGTCACCATTGATGCCGATGTGCACCTCCTTCGCGAAGGGGATTGCCTGCACTTCAATCTGCGCCGCAGTCACTCAATTTTAAACCCCGGTACCATGCCTGCTGAGCTTATTTGCTCATCACTGCCCGAGTAATTTCTTTTCTTAGTGGCGCTGATTGAGCTCTTGCTGCTCAACCCCCGATTTCTGGCGCCTAAATCCTGTCGCGAACCTAATATTTACTCCATACTGATAACCGCGCCTGTTGGTTTTGCTGCTGGGAGGCTGCCGCGGTTATCTGTGGGCATCTTCTAATTGTTGCTATGCAAAATAAACTGTGCATAATAGCATTCAAACAAGCGTTTGAATTTGGGTTTGATCTATACCCAAACACACTCAATCTTGACAATTACCGAATAACAGAAAGGAAGAGGTCACGATGAAATTTGAAGGTCAGGCAATACGGCTTACACCGCTAGATAATGGCTGTGTAGAGCTCAACTTTGACTTGCAGGGTGAGTCGGTTAATAAGTTTGGTCAAACTGTGTTTAAAGATCTTGCCGAGGTGCTCGATCTCCTTGAATCCGCTAAAGATGTAAAAGGGGTGTTGGTTACTAGCGCCAAGAGTGTGTTTTTTGTGGGCGCAGACATAAACGAATTTGGCCCCATCTTCGCCAAGGGTGAAGAGGCCATTATCGAAGGGGTAAGCAGTGTTAATAAGCTGTTTAGCCGGTTCGAAGACTTGCCATTCCCTTCGGTAGTGGCAATTAATGGCTATGCCTTAGGCGGTGGTTTAGAGTTTTGTTTGGCGTGCGATTACCGTGTAATGAGCACTGCCGCTAAAATAGGCTTGCCCGAAACCAAGTTGGGTATTATTCCTGGTTGGGGTGGTACTGTGCGCTTGTCTCGTGTTGCGGGTGTCGACGTGGCAGTGGAATGGATTGCCGGCGGCACCGAAAACAGACCAGATGCTGCATTAAAAGCAGGCGTAGTAGATGGTATTGTAGAACCTGAAAACCTGCGCGACGCCGCTTTAAAAGTGCTTGCCGATGCTGTTGCTGGTGATCTAGAAATTACTCAGCGCAGAGCTAAGAAAAAAGGCCCCTTAAAACATAACGATATTGAAAGCCTCCTCGCTTTTGAATCTTCCAAGGCCTTTGTTAAAGCAAAAGCTGGTCGCAACTACCCAGCCCCAATCGCCGCAATTGAATCTATGCAACATGGTGCCAAGCTAGGGCGCGATGAGGCTATTCCTGTAGAGACTAAGCTGTTTGCGAAAATGGCGCTTACTAGTGTGGCAGAATCGTTAATAGGTTTATTCCAAAGCGATCAGCTATTAGGTAAAAAAGCTAAAAATTGGGAAAAGCAATCAGACAAAAAAGTAGAGCATGCAGCCGTATTGGGCGCGGGCATTATGGGTGGTGGTATAGCTTATCAGTCTGCCTACCGTGGCGTGCCCATTAAAATGAAAGACATTGCCGCAGCGGGTGTGGAGCTGGGCTTAAAAGAAGCCACCAAGCTTCTTGCGAAGCGCGTCGATAGGGGGCGCATGACCAACCTAGAAATGGGGCAAGTACTAAGCCGCATTGATGGAACTTTAAGCTACGACAATTTTGACGATGTAGATGTAG from Saccharophagus degradans 2-40 includes these protein-coding regions:
- a CDS encoding Hsp20 family protein translates to MRDFDLTPLYRSAIGFDRMAGLLDNLTRADQAQPSYPPYNIELTGEDQYRISMAVAGFEDTELSIEVKQGYLTVMGKKAEEKASRTFLHQGIAARNFERRFQLADYVRVVGANMDNGLLHVELVREIPEAMKPRTIQITSTKRNNVRSVDGSLGDSVREARPLDATGTN
- the nspC gene encoding carboxynorspermidine decarboxylase, translating into MTQAKFTLDVTRVPSPCYVVDKAKLEQNLRILDYVQQQSGAKVLLALKAFSMFSLAPLVMKYLNGVCASGLNEAKLGREEFGKEVHTYSAAFRPQEFEEILAVSDHLVFNSFNQWETYKARCLAAQQDRPHLEFGLRINPEHSEGETPMYDPCAPCSRMGIPIKQFANKDLHGISGLHFHTLCEQDFAPLARTLDAVEEKFGDILPSLKWVNFGGGHHITRADYQVDALIERLNAFQTKYDVQVYLEPGEAIALNAGVFVSEVLDTLNNGMDIAILDASATCHMPDVIEMPYRPRITGAGEPGERNHTYRLGGPSCLAGDVIGDYSFSNPLQIGDRMTFEDMAIYTMVKNTTFNGINLPSICVWDSTTDELEVIKNFGYEDFKQRLS
- a CDS encoding HPF/RaiA family ribosome-associated protein; this encodes MKPNADVVYRDLDTSPALNDVIYKKMEKLHRYSDSIIHSKVVLDSPHNQKHKGKLYRASIEIGLKGHPLTVSQDAPNVHIAVRDAFAAAERKIKEDNSKRRPTRH
- a CDS encoding beta-ketoacyl synthase, whose translation is MTNHSSVLPLIVGFGGFNAAGRSSGHQAYSRMVLESLGVNERNQTIAGLSALMGLKGADEEAVLSGTLVRRLETRFFDPEAAPGVKKLAPMDAVKGVNQYLVSGKELPKPLPAGWTAEPLDEGGKQFRVTLPQEQAVFVEHNTPMAVQAAGQLPTGFEPGDHYRSQHHPRGLQMSILGASDAVKSMGLAWSEIVQLVTPDQIAVYSSSVMSQLDATGFGGMMQARQRGVRPTSKQLAMGLNTMPADFINAYVLGSLGATAGIAGACATFLYNLRQGVEDIRSGRRKVVIVGSAEAPIVPEVMDGYAAMSALATDTNLMKLDGVATPDYRRASRPFGDNCGFTLAESSQYVVLMADDLALELGAQVFGAVPGVYVNADGYKKSISAPGAGNYITMAKAVGLAQTLVGEQVVKHQSFVQAHGSSTPQNRVTESRIFDRVAEAFGIESWPVAAVKSYVGHSLGPASGDQLATSLGIFAKGIVPGVKTIAKVADDVFAQRLSIGLNDQNVGVENCSVAFLNSKGFGGNNATATVFSPSIANGYLLKKYGTERFATYSSAQEKTTAAAQSYLDEADKGALNPIYEFGNNIVDEEKIQIQRDSIRIPGFEFEIPLLNDEGYGEF
- the speA gene encoding biosynthetic arginine decarboxylase, giving the protein MKIPFKKGWSIADSTELYGVNDWGVGYFSVSEDGKVIVTPNIDGKTIELPLLNVVSDIKDRGMDVPVLIRFEDLLEEQIGRLNNAFTTAIKASNYQGQYRGVFPIKVNQQCHVIEEIAEVGAKYGHGLEAGSKPELIIALAHLESQDACIVCNGYKDAEFIDLGLQACKMGYKCFFVIETPSELPIIIERSRKLGIKPMIGVRVKLASMVGGHWNATSGDRSIFGLSIAQLIEMVDTLKAEGMLDCLKLLHYHLGSQIPNIRDIRSGVLEACHVYNELVKEGAAMGYLDLGGGLAVDYDGSKSNYIHSKNYTLDEYCTDIVDVIISTLDPQGVEHPTIITESGRATIAYSSVLVFNVLDVAKFEPASPVDEVQEDEHELIHNLKESLDSVSLRNIQECYNDTVYYRDEIRELFKRGQISLRSRSLAENLFLQTMHRLVALADDAPRTMHEIEKLKEQLSDIYYCNFSLFQSLPDIWAIDQIFPISPIHRLNEFPDRNAMIADITCDCDGKIDRFSNMHETRKTLPLHDLKANEEYYIGVFLVGAYQETLGDLHNLFGDTNVVSVRVQKDGSYDFSDEIEGDSIADVLTYVEYQPQNLRERFRKIAERSVRQGFITGAERQSIMKTFSDSMMGYTYYEKD
- a CDS encoding class I SAM-dependent methyltransferase, which translates into the protein MFVPSQYWLSAKSEKQEYDKHINTPEDTGYRTFLNRIFTPVLARLPAKAKGLDFGCGPGPTLSVMFEEQGAQVSLFDKFYYPDDAVLAKQYDFVTATEVWEHLSDPRLDLELLWQCVKPGGVLGVMTKLVRDAEAFKGWHYKNDPTHIIFFSLATLRYLEKKWGAILEVVAADSFIFTKPSN
- a CDS encoding GlxA family transcriptional regulator; the protein is MKVVFLLCPNMLATSVTLPLELLRAAEALNNSARDLKNKNVKALDIQLASVNGQPVKTHTGLTLNADCAVQGCDDADIVYLPALWRNPFPTVSGSPTTTAWLNNLYENGCTIAGVGTGCCFMAEAGLLDNKPATTHWHFFDAFQHRYPLVQLKRQYFITQAGNLYCTGSVNALADLTVLFIQRYYSKHVASHVERHFFHEIRQAYQSGTSLLEQENSHPDEEIIQTQIWLRDNFAKEIKLNDVAQLFSMSPRTFTRRFKSATGRTPLHYLQNIRIDVAKDLLQTSNLSVSEIMFRVGYHDPTHFTNLFKKSLGVTPSQYRTTVRAKLFSV
- a CDS encoding GGDEF domain-containing protein, yielding MGDSSQANNLSPTDTSASPESCPLGEHDCPIYNHIQQLESRIAELTEQVNTDSLTGLYNRKHFNESIAQELERTQRSRQPTSLALIDLDHFKVVNDTHGHIAGDEVLKAVAKAIGNTIRKLDIACRYGGEEIAVIFPSTYQLVASQVAERLRQAIENCTVNHGGSTIPITASIGVDTYTAQSKETAVQFIERVDQLLYDAKHLGRNRVATRTFSSEKDPSHVSSAEKSALFDDE
- a CDS encoding saccharopine dehydrogenase family protein, producing the protein MSKVLIIGAGGVGGVVVHKCAQLAEVFDEIVLASRTESKCKAIAAQLSRPIKTAQVDADNVEELTALLKAEKPDLVVNVALPYQDLHIMDACLNAGIDYLDTANYEPPEEAKFEYSWQWAYQEKFEKAGLTALLGSGFDPGVTNVYTAYLRKHYLDEIHELDIIDCNAGDHGQPFATNFNPEINIREVTAKGRYWKNGEWCETPPLTVNQSYDFPAGIGPKNIYLMYHEELESITKHFPEIKRARFWMTFSDNYLKHLEVLQNVGMTRIDPVDYNGTEVIPLQFLKSVLPDPGSLGPLTKGKTCIGCVAKGIKDGQEKIYYIYNICDHEECYAEVQSQAISYTTGVPAMIGAKMILENKWKRPGVWNMEQFDPDPFMDDLNQYGLPWQVVELDSTGLIS